Genomic segment of Myxococcus stipitatus:
AAGCCCCGAGGCGGGCCGACCACCGGGACCAACGGCTTGGCAGTGAGCGCCGAGGGCGCCCCTGTCACCTCGATGGAGGTCGTGGTGGTGAAGGGCGTTCCGTCGACGGTCTCCACGGGCACGGAGAACCTCACGATGGCGTACAGCACCTCCTCCCAGTCAGAGGGATAGGGATTGCCGTAGACGAAGCGGCCCGCGATGGTAGGGGACGACAACGAGCGGACCATCGACAGGAGCCACCCCGAGTACCCCGCCCAGCCGTGCGCCAGACCATGCGGCGCCGGATGGAGCTGGAAGGAGAAGCCTCGGCCCTTCGCCGCCGGGTGCGCGTCCGCCGACAGGTCCGTGAACGCGGAGAGGCGCCAATCCAATGCCAGCTCTTTCATGGGCACGGGTTGCAGCGTCCCTCGCAGCCGCAGCGGCCCGGAGCCGTCATACGCGAGCGGGGGCAATCGCAAGGCCCTCCCCACGGAGTCATACGTCAGCGGGAGTCCTCCCCCCGTGGCCATCAGCGTGCGCGGCGTCCGCTGGAGAATCCAGCCGCGGTCGTCCTCCCCACCCTTGAATCGCGCCGGAACGCCCAATGCCATCCAGACCGCCGAGTCCGGGTCCTCCACCGACGTCGCGCCGTCCTGGGCGGAGACGTCCATCCCCACGAAGGCATCCACCTGCTCCGCCACGAAGTCCAGCCCGGACCCGCGGCCCACCGGGTTGACCCACGGCTCGAGGCCATCCACGGACACGTGCACCTTCAACTCGTTCTCCAGTCGCTCCACCTCGGGGCGACCCAGCCAGATGCCGCTCAGGTCCACCTCCCGCGCGTCGGTGACGAACATGTGAGTGCCATGGCGCAGGTAGTACGTCCCCTCGGGCGCATCCTTGAACACATACGTCCCCGCCTGGCTCATCGTCCCGGCGACAGGGAGGTACTCCTCGCCCTCCAGACGGAACATCTCCACGGGCGAAGAGGAGGAGTCCGGCGGCACATCCACGACCCCCGTCGCCGTCACATGGCGCCGGAAACTCTTCACCCGGACCCCACCGGCCTCCGCTCCCGGGTCATCCGAGCACCCCACCGCCGCGGTGCACAGCCCCAGGAGCAACCACGCAAGACGACGTCCTCGCATCACGACCTCTCCTCCAACATTCCCGCTGAACGAAATGCCCAGCACCGATGCTGGCCCCTTGCCCGAGTCGACCCGGACACGGCTGTCGCGGCATTGCAAAAGGCTTGCACACGCGGCTCACGTCGAAGGATGTGAAGCGGCTCACGGTTGCGTGCAGCATGGGAGCCACGTCTGTGCACCGTCGTGCACATCGCGCTGCACAGTCGGGTCCCCGCCGCGATGTCAGACCCCTGTCATGAAGTACCCGCGCGATGATGAGGAGCTGAGCACCAGCTCCTCACGACGGAGGCAGGGACATGTCTGGAGGCGGACCTCGCAGTGCCGTGGTCATCGGCGGAAGCATGGCGGGGCTGCTCGCCACGCGCGTGCTCTCGGACCACTTCGACAAGGTCACCCTGGTGGAGCGGGATGTCCGCGCGGAGGGCCCCGCCACGCGCAAGGGAGTCCCCCAGGGGCCTCACATCCACGTGCTGCTGGACACGGGGCGGCGCGTCCTCGACAAGTACTTCCCCGACCTGTTCGAGCAGCTCCAGGTCCAGGGCGCCGAGTTCATCGACTCGAGCGGAGACCTCGCCTGGCACCACTTCGGCGTGTGGAAGCTGCGCCGCACCAGCGGCATCCCCGGGCTGCTCTGCACCCGGCCGCTGCTGGAGTGGAACGTCCTGCGCCGCGTGAAGGCCCGGCCCAACGTGGAGCTTCGCGACGGCTGCTCCATCGAAGGGCTGCTCGCAGACGCGACGGGCGTTGGCCGCGTCACGGGGGTAAAGGTCAAGACGCCCCAGGGAGAGGAGACGTGGGAGGCGGACCTCGTCGTGGACGCCAGCGGCCGGGGCTCGCGGATGCCGCAGTGGCTGGAGGCCATCGGCTACGCACGCCCGGAGGAGGAGCAGGTCATCGTGGACCTGTCGTACACGACGTGCCTCCACGAGCCGCCGCCGGACTTCCAGCGCGAGTGGAAGGCGCTCTTCCTCTACCCCAGCCCACCCAAGGCCTGGCGCGCGGGCTTCATCTCGCACGTGGAGGGAGGCCGGTGGCTCATCACGCTCAACGGCTACTTCGGCGAGCACGCGCCCACCGAGTACGCGGGGTTCCTGGAGTACGCGCGCTCCCTGACGCGGCCGGACCTGTACGAATACATGAAGGCGGCCAGGCCCATGGGCCCCATCACCCAGCACAAGGTGAAGGACTGCCGGTGGCGGCACTACGAGAAGCTGCCCCGCTTCCCCGAGGGGCTGGTCGTCCTGGGAGACGCGGCGTGCGCCTTCAATCCCCTCTATGGGCAGGGCATGTCGGTGGCGGGGCTCGGCGCGGAGCTGCTGGACACCTGCCTGCGCGAGCAGGCCGCGCGAGGCGGGCTCGCGGGCCTGGCGCAGCGCTTCCGGGAGCGCTTGCCCGAGGTCATCCGGCTCCCCTGGCTGTTGGGCACGGGCATGGACCTGCTGTATCCGCAGGCCGTGGGGAAGCGGCCCTTCGGGCTGGGCCTCTTGCACTGGTACATCCTGCGGCTGATGGAGCGGACGTCGACGGACGCCCACGTCCATCGCCAGTTCTATCGAATCCTGCATCTCCACGCGGGGCTGGGGGCGGTGCTCCAGCCCTCCGTGGCGCTGCCCGTGCTGAGCCACGGGATGAAGTCGCTCCTGCGTCCTCTCGAGCAGCTGGCGAATACCGAGACACGGCCTCCCCCGCTCGCGCCCACGCTCCCAAGCCCTGTCCCGGTGCGGAAGTCGGCGGGGTGAGCCGCGGCGTCAGGAGGCCGCGGCGGCCCTGGCGGCGGCTCGGGCACGCTTGAGGGCCCGGGCCGAGGCGTCGAGGAACTCGTTGCTGGCCTCGGCCAGGTCCACGGCGCGCGCATCCACCCAGCTCTGCAAGGAGTTGTAGGCCATCACCGCGGGGATGGCCACGAGCAGGCCGAAGGCGGTCGTCACGAGGGCCTCGGAGATGCCCGTCGAGATGGTCCCGATGCCGCCCGAGCCGGACTCGCCCATCTGCTGGAAGGCGGTGACGATGCCCATGGTGGTGCCCAGCAGGCCGACGAAGGGGGCCGTCGAGGCCACGGTGGCCAGGTGGCTCAGGCCCCGCTTGAGGCTCTGCACCTCGCGCTGGGCCTGGCGCTCCAGGCTTCGGGCCACGGACTCCATGACCTCGTCGCGGCTGTCCTCCTCGGCGACGCGATAGGCCACCAGGCCCGCGCGGATGGTGCGGCCGAGGTAGCCCACCTCGGGCCCCAGCTTCATGCTGGCCGCGGCGTCGAAGTCTCCCTTGGAGAGCAGCTCATCCATCTGTGAGGCGAACTTGCGCGACTGGCGCCGGGCCGAGCGGAAGACGATGGCGCGCTCGGCGAGGATGAGCAGGGAGACGACAGACATCACCGCCATCACGATGACGATGCCACGGGCGAAGAGGCCCATGTGCTGCCACAAGCCCAAGAGAGTGAATTGCATGCGGGGGTGACGCGCCTCCTCGCGCGTGGGTCCACACGGGACCGGCTGGGA
This window contains:
- a CDS encoding fibronectin type III domain-containing protein, which gives rise to MRGRRLAWLLLGLCTAAVGCSDDPGAEAGGVRVKSFRRHVTATGVVDVPPDSSSSPVEMFRLEGEEYLPVAGTMSQAGTYVFKDAPEGTYYLRHGTHMFVTDAREVDLSGIWLGRPEVERLENELKVHVSVDGLEPWVNPVGRGSGLDFVAEQVDAFVGMDVSAQDGATSVEDPDSAVWMALGVPARFKGGEDDRGWILQRTPRTLMATGGGLPLTYDSVGRALRLPPLAYDGSGPLRLRGTLQPVPMKELALDWRLSAFTDLSADAHPAAKGRGFSFQLHPAPHGLAHGWAGYSGWLLSMVRSLSSPTIAGRFVYGNPYPSDWEEVLYAIVRFSVPVETVDGTPFTTTTSIEVTGAPSALTAKPLVPVVGPPRGFRVAGHEASASRTLPPGSVVVEWQPPALGTPNGYRVRVIQWVQDGASRFERSVLRVVMDGATTSVRIPHGTLVSGQKYLIRVEAIQDPGLDPKVRPFISSGNAMAGTASTVSGLLTIQ
- a CDS encoding FAD-dependent oxidoreductase; the encoded protein is MSGGGPRSAVVIGGSMAGLLATRVLSDHFDKVTLVERDVRAEGPATRKGVPQGPHIHVLLDTGRRVLDKYFPDLFEQLQVQGAEFIDSSGDLAWHHFGVWKLRRTSGIPGLLCTRPLLEWNVLRRVKARPNVELRDGCSIEGLLADATGVGRVTGVKVKTPQGEETWEADLVVDASGRGSRMPQWLEAIGYARPEEEQVIVDLSYTTCLHEPPPDFQREWKALFLYPSPPKAWRAGFISHVEGGRWLITLNGYFGEHAPTEYAGFLEYARSLTRPDLYEYMKAARPMGPITQHKVKDCRWRHYEKLPRFPEGLVVLGDAACAFNPLYGQGMSVAGLGAELLDTCLREQAARGGLAGLAQRFRERLPEVIRLPWLLGTGMDLLYPQAVGKRPFGLGLLHWYILRLMERTSTDAHVHRQFYRILHLHAGLGAVLQPSVALPVLSHGMKSLLRPLEQLANTETRPPPLAPTLPSPVPVRKSAG
- a CDS encoding MotA/TolQ/ExbB proton channel family protein → MQFTLLGLWQHMGLFARGIVIVMAVMSVVSLLILAERAIVFRSARRQSRKFASQMDELLSKGDFDAAASMKLGPEVGYLGRTIRAGLVAYRVAEEDSRDEVMESVARSLERQAQREVQSLKRGLSHLATVASTAPFVGLLGTTMGIVTAFQQMGESGSGGIGTISTGISEALVTTAFGLLVAIPAVMAYNSLQSWVDARAVDLAEASNEFLDASARALKRARAAARAAAAS